In the Labilithrix sp. genome, TGCCGGGCCATCGCCGGACGCCGCTCGGCATCGTCTTCAGCGATCCGAACATCGCCGTCGTCGGCGGCGGCTATCCCGCCGCGGAGGCGCAAGGCGCGTTCGTCGCGGGCGCGATCGACTTCGGCGACCAGGGGCGCAGCCGCGTGATGCGCGAGAACCACGGCGCGGCGCGCCTCTACGCGAACCCCGAGACGCGGCGGTTCCTCGGCGCCGAGCTCGCGGGCCCGCGCGTCGAGCACATGGCCCACCTCCTCGCGTGGGCCCATCAAGCGCGGCTCACCGTCGACGACATGCTCGCGATGCCGTTTTACCACCCTGTCGTCGAGGAGGGCCTTCGCACGGCGCTCCGCGACCTCGCCAGCAAGCTACCCAAGAAAGAAGAGAAGGAATCATGAGCAAGGAACCGCGTTTCACGAATCAGATGGAAGGCAAGCGTGTCCCGGAGGTGACGTTCCGCACGCGCGAGGGCGCGAGCTGGAAGAACGTGTCGACGAAGGACGTCTTCGCCGGCAAGAAGGTCGTCGTCTTCGCGCTGCCGGGCGCGTTCACGCCGACGTGCTCCTCCGCGCACGTCCCGCGCTACAACGAGCTCTACCCCGCGTTCAAGGCGCGCGGCGTCGACTCGATCGTGTGCCTCTCGGTGAACGACGCGTTCGTCATGGAGGAGTGGGGCCGCGCGCAGAACGCCGCGAACGTCACCTTCCTCCCCGACGGCAACGGCGAGTTCACGAAGGGGATGGGCATGCTCACGAACAAGAGCGACCTCGGCTTCGGCGATCGTTCGTGGCGCTATTCGATGCTCGTCGAGGACGGGGTCGTCAAGAAGATGTTCGTCGAGCCGGACGTCGAGGGCGATCCATTCACCAACTCGGACGCCGAGACGATGCTGAAGCACCTCGATCCCGAGGCGAAGGTCCCGAACGACGTGCTCCTGTTCGGCCGCGCCGGCTGCAGCCACTGCGCGCGCGCGAAGAAGCTGCTCGAGGAGAAGGGCTGGGCCTACGACGAGGTCCGCGCGACGCCGCGGAACCTCCGCGCGGTGAGCGGCCGCTCGTCGACCCCGCAGATCTTCGTCGACGGCAAGCACATCGGCGGCGCCGACGAGCTCGAGGCGTACTTCAAGGCTCAGTGAATCGAGAGCGCCGGCGGCGACGCACGAGGCCGAGCAGGAGCGAGAGCGCGAGTGCCGCGATCGAGCCCGAGCCGCGCGCGGGGCCCGTCGCGCGGCAGGCGCAGCCGCCGCCGACGTCGAAGCTCGCGGCGGGCTCCGGCTCGGGCGCCTCGCAGACGAGCGGCGTCGCCGCGCGCTCGGGCGTGCCCTGCGCGAGCTTCGTCTTCGTGTTGCCGGTGTTCGCGTTGTCGTGGCGGAACGACTCCCACAGCACCTTGCCGTTCGCGGTGCCGCGCGTCGTCCAGGCGAAGAGCCAGCCCTCGCGCGTGCCGGCGACGATCTCGAGCCGCTTCTCGCGATCGCCGTCGATGTCGCCGACCGCGGGCGTCCCCGCGATCCATCCGCTCGTGAGCTTCGGGAACCCCGCCGCCTCGCGGCCGCACGCGTCGGCGGCGTGGAGGAAGCCGCCGCTCGTGCCGGTGATGACCTCCGGGATCTCGTCGCCGCTCACGTCCGCGATCGCGTGATCGCCGTTCGACGCGAAGTCCTCGGTCGCGATCTTACCGATCGCCGCGCCGGTCGCGCCGCTGAACACGGTCGCGCCGTGGTCGCCGGCCGCGCGCGGGGTGGGGCTCGAGCCGGTGAAGACGTCGCCCAAAGTGGGCAATCCGCCTGAAACAACTATATCGAGATAACCGTCCTGATCGAGGTCTCCGACCGCGGGGCTCCCGAAGAAGGCGGCGAACCCCCCGCCGGGGCCGCCGCGCGCGGGGAAGTAGAGCGGGGCGATGCCGTTGCCGCCGAGGATGACGTCGGGCTCGCCGTCGTTCTCGAAGTCGGTCGCCACCGGGGAGGTGAGGCGCGGGCTCGGGATCGCGATCGGCCACGACGGCAGCGTGCGCCCGGTCGCGTCGAGGGCGAACGCGGCGCCGTCGCCGCTCGCGACGAGGATCTCGGGGAGCCCGTCGCCGGTGAGGTCGACCGCGGCCGGCGACGCGGCGACGCGGCGCGCGCCCAGCTCGACCGGGAAGCCGGCGCGGACGCCGCCGCCGGCGTCGAAGGCGTAGACGCGTCCGTCGAAGGTGCCGACGACGATCTCCGGGCGACCGTCGCCGTCGAGATCGGCGAGGACCGGCGCGCTGTTCGTCCCGCGCGACCAGCGACGCTGCGTGTCGGCGCAGCGGATCGGCGGCCCGACCTGCGGCGCGAGCGAGCACGACGGGACGAGCGGGAGCCGCCGCGGCCAGCCGGGCGCGTCCTGACCGCGCGCGTTGACGACGTAGACGGTGCCGCTCCACGTCACGAAGACGATCTCCTGCTTGCCGTCGCCGTCGAGGTCCGCGATCGCGGGCGCCTGCACGATCGCCTCGCGCGCGAGCGCGGGGTCGACGCCGCCCTGCGCGCCGGCGACGTAGGCGGGGGCCGCGGCGTAGCTCGGGACCGTGACCTCGCTCGTGAGGTCCTTGTTGAGGCCATCCATCGGGCGCGTCAGGTACGGGAAG is a window encoding:
- a CDS encoding glutathione peroxidase — its product is MEGKRVPEVTFRTREGASWKNVSTKDVFAGKKVVVFALPGAFTPTCSSAHVPRYNELYPAFKARGVDSIVCLSVNDAFVMEEWGRAQNAANVTFLPDGNGEFTKGMGMLTNKSDLGFGDRSWRYSMLVEDGVVKKMFVEPDVEGDPFTNSDAETMLKHLDPEAKVPNDVLLFGRAGCSHCARAKKLLEEKGWAYDEVRATPRNLRAVSGRSSTPQIFVDGKHIGGADELEAYFKAQ